In Canis lupus dingo isolate Sandy chromosome 25, ASM325472v2, whole genome shotgun sequence, one genomic interval encodes:
- the ANO7 gene encoding anoctamin-7 isoform X2, with protein MQPHTLFSNKGRSCSRSWGAPGRAASSAGPLLPVGLQVSACGSGPDPPPTAASSWKDAHDLRGPFQKPPRQERDAAEAGPGGGQYHPDRRGPRGREWGLVREHSPHLRDFVLVWEEDLRLGRPPDSAPRDKAATHAAWRDTFLENLRAAGLHVDQRHVRNASSAVHYVLLSAPWAVLCYHAEDLRLKLPLQELPNQASHWSARLLARLGIPNVLQEDVPDVPPEYYTCEFKVSKLSRYLGSDNPDTFFSSTDRHQILFAILAKTPYGHEKKGVIGIDQLLADGVFSAAFPLHDGPFRLPPGSPQAAGLGRRQLLFQYWARWCKWSKYQPLEHVRGYFGEKVALYFAWLGFYTAWLLPAAAVGTLVFLVGCCMVSSDTPTQELCGSAEDLQMCPRCADCPFWPLSSACALAQAGRLFDHGGTVFFSAFVALWAALLLAHWRRSSAALAHRWGCSHYEDLEERPRPQFAASAPTTAPNPVTGEDEPYFPRRLRVRRVLAGSVLVVMLVAVVVMCLVSVILCRGILAALVSRSSSAPVASWASRIASFTGSLVNLVFILVLSKIYVALARVLTRWEMHRTQTKFEDAFTLKVFIFQFVNFYSSPIYVAFFKGRFVGYPGNYHTLFGVRNEECAAGGCLVELAQELLVIMVGKQVVNNVQEVLVPQLQAWWHTARLRRGRRRPGPAADRAPWEADYELLPCGDLFQEYLETVLQFGFVTIFVAACPLAPLFALLNNWVEVRLDARKLVCQQRRPVAQRAQDIGIWAHILAVIAHLAVVSNAFLLAFTSDFLPRTYYRWTHAHDLRGFLNFTLAHAPPAFAAAHNRTCRYQAFREDDGQYSPTYWNLLAIRLAFVIVFEHVVFSIGRLLDLLVPDIPESVEVKVKREYYLAKQALAENGIPKLRPRDGS; from the exons ATGCAGCCCCACACCCTCTTCTCAAACAAAGGCAGGTCCTGCTCCCGGAGCTGGGGAGCCCCGGGCCGGGCAGCCAGCTCTGCAGGGCCCCTCCTGCCCGTTGGCCTCCAGGTCTCTGCCTGCGGGTCTGGCCCCGACCCGCCGCCCACAGCAGCCTCGTCCTGGAAGGACGCCCATGACCTCAGAGGCCCCTTCCAGAAGCCGCCGCGCCAG GAGCGGGATGCTGCGGAGGCAGGTCCCGGAGGAGGACAGTACCATCCTGATCGACGTGGCCCCCGGGGCCGAGAATGGGGACTCGTACGGGAGCACAGCCCGCACCTCAGAG ACTTCGTCCTCGTTTGGGAGGAAGACCTGAGGCTGGGCCGGCCGCCGGACAGCGCGCCCCGGGACAAGGCGGCCACGCACGCGGCCTGGAGGGACACCTTCCTGGAGAACCTCCGCGCAGCCGGGCTACACGTGGACCAG CGCCACGTCCGCAACGCCTCGAGCGCCGTGCACTACGTCCTGCTCAGCGCGCCCTGGGCCGTGCTCTGCTACCACGCGGAGGACCTGCGCCTCAAGCTGCCCCTGCAG GAGCTGCCCAACCAGGCCTCCCACTGGTCAGCGAGGCTGCTGGCGAGGCTGGGCATCCCCAACGTCCTGCAGGAGGACGTGCCCGACGTGCCGCCCGAGTACTACACCTGCGAGTTCAAGGTCAGCAAGCTGTCCAG GTACCTCGGGAGCGACAACCCAGACACCTTCTTCAGCAGCACCGACAGGCACCAGATC CTGTTCGCCATCCTGGCCAAGACCCCGTATGGCCACGAGAAGAAAGGCGTGATCGGGATCGACCAGCTGCTGGCGGACGGGGTCTTCAGCGCCGCCTTCCCCCTGCACGAC GGCCCGTTCAGGCTGcccccggggtccccgcaggCTGCGGGCCTCGGGCGCAGGCAGCTCCTGTTCCAGTACTGGGCTCGCTGGTGCAAGTGGAGCAAGTACCAGCCCCTGGAGCACGTGCGCGGGTACTTCGGGGAGAAGGTGGCCCTGTACTTCGCCTGGCTCG GCTTCTACACGGCCTGGCTCCTGCCGGCGGCCGCCGTGGGCACGCTGGTGTTCCTGGTGGGCTGCTGCATGGTGTCCTCGGACACACCCAC GCAGGAGCTGTGCGGGAGCGCGGAGGACCTGCAGATGTGCCCGCGGTGCGCCGACTGCCCCTTCTGGCCGCTGTCCAGCGCCTGCGCCCTGGCCCAG GCCGGCCGCCTCTTCGACCACGGCGGCACCGTGTTCTTCAGCGCGTTCGTGGCGCTCTGGGCCGCGCTGCTGCTGGCGCACTGGAGGCGCTCGAGCGCCGCGCTGGCGCACCGCTGGGGCTGCTCCCACTACGAGGACCTCGAG GAGAGGCCTCGGCCTCAGTTCGCCGCCTCAGCGCCCACGACGGCCCCGAACCCGGTCACGGGTGAGGACGAGCCCTACTTCCCGCGGCGGCTCCGCGTGCGCCGGGTGCTGGCCGGCTCCGTGCTGGTGGTGATGCTG GTGGCCGTGGTCGTCATGTGCCTGGTGTCCGTCATCCTGTGCCGCGGCATCCTGGCCGCCCTCGTGTCCAGGTCGAGCAGCGCCCCCGTCGCCAGCTGG GCCTCGCGCATCGCCAGCTTCACCGGGTCGCTGGTGAACCTGGTCTTCATCCTCGTCCTCTCCAAGATCTACGTGGCCCTGGCCCGCGTCCTGACGCGATGGG AAATGCACCGCACCCAGACCAAGTTCGAGGACGCCTTCACCCTCAAGGTGTTCATCTTCCAGTTCGTCAACTTCTACTCGTCGCCCATCTACGTGGCCTTCTTCAAGGGCAG GTTCGTGGGCTACCCCGGCAACTACCACACCTTGTTTGGGGTCCGCAACGAGGAG TGCGCGGCCGGGGGCTGCCTCGTGGAGCTGGCGCAGGAGCTCCTGGTCATCATGGTGGGCAAGCAGGTCGTCAACAACGTGCAGGAGGTCCTCGTCCC GCAGCTGCAGGCCTGGTGGCACACGGCCCGGCTGCGCCGCGGGAGGAGGAGGCCCGGGCCTGCCGCGGACCGGGCCCCCTGGGAGGCCGACTACGAGCTGCTGCCCTGTGGGGACCTGTTCCAGGAGTACCTGGAAACGG tGCTGCAGTTCGGCTTCGTCACCATCTTCGTGGCCGCGTGCCCGCTGGCGCCGCTCTTCGCGCTGCTCAACAACTGGGTGGAGGTCCGCCTGGACGCGCGCAAGCTCGTGTGCCAGCAGCGGCGCCCGGTGGCCCAGCGCGCGCAGGACATCGGCATCTGGGCGCACATCCTGGCGGTCATCGCGCACCTGGCGGTGGTCAGCAAC GCCTTCCTGCTGGCCTTCACCTCCGACTTCCTGCCGCGCACCTACTACCGCTGGACCCACGCCCACGACCTGCGCGGCTTCCTCAACTTCACGCTCGCGCATGCCCCGCCCGCCTTTGCCGCGGCGCACAACCGCACgtgcag GTACCAGGCATTCAGGGAAGATGATGGACAGTATTCCCCGACCTACTGGAATCTTCTGGCCATCCGCCTGGCCTTTGTCATCGTGTTTGAG CACGTGGTGTTCTCCATCGGCCGGCTCCTCGACCTCCTGGTCCCCGACATCCCCGAGTCCGTGGAGGTCAAAGTGAAGCGGGAGTACTACCTGGCCAAGCAGGCGCTGGCTGAGAATGGG ATTCCAAAGTTAAGGCCAAGGGACGGATCATAG
- the ANO7 gene encoding anoctamin-7 isoform X1 has product MQPHTLFSNKGRSCSRSWGAPGRAASSAGPLLPVGLQVSACGSGPDPPPTAASSWKDAHDLRGPFQKPPRQERDAAEAGPGGGQYHPDRRGPRGREWGLVREHSPHLRDFVLVWEEDLRLGRPPDSAPRDKAATHAAWRDTFLENLRAAGLHVDQRHVRNASSAVHYVLLSAPWAVLCYHAEDLRLKLPLQELPNQASHWSARLLARLGIPNVLQEDVPDVPPEYYTCEFKVSKLSRYLGSDNPDTFFSSTDRHQILFAILAKTPYGHEKKGVIGIDQLLADGVFSAAFPLHDGPFRLPPGSPQAAGLGRRQLLFQYWARWCKWSKYQPLEHVRGYFGEKVALYFAWLGFYTAWLLPAAAVGTLVFLVGCCMVSSDTPTQELCGSAEDLQMCPRCADCPFWPLSSACALAQAGRLFDHGGTVFFSAFVALWAALLLAHWRRSSAALAHRWGCSHYEDLEERPRPQFAASAPTTAPNPVTGEDEPYFPRRLRVRRVLAGSVLVVMLVAVVVMCLVSVILCRGILAALVSRSSSAPVASWASRIASFTGSLVNLVFILVLSKIYVALARVLTRWEMHRTQTKFEDAFTLKVFIFQFVNFYSSPIYVAFFKGRFVGYPGNYHTLFGVRNEECAAGGCLVELAQELLVIMVGKQVVNNVQEVLVPQLQAWWHTARLRRGRRRPGPAADRAPWEADYELLPCGDLFQEYLETVLQFGFVTIFVAACPLAPLFALLNNWVEVRLDARKLVCQQRRPVAQRAQDIGIWAHILAVIAHLAVVSNAFLLAFTSDFLPRTYYRWTHAHDLRGFLNFTLAHAPPAFAAAHNRTCRYQAFREDDGQYSPTYWNLLAIRLAFVIVFEHVVFSIGRLLDLLVPDIPESVEVKVKREYYLAKQALAENGALSGADGAKDGYFPGSESSLGPQPPAPGVGPAPPAPSL; this is encoded by the exons ATGCAGCCCCACACCCTCTTCTCAAACAAAGGCAGGTCCTGCTCCCGGAGCTGGGGAGCCCCGGGCCGGGCAGCCAGCTCTGCAGGGCCCCTCCTGCCCGTTGGCCTCCAGGTCTCTGCCTGCGGGTCTGGCCCCGACCCGCCGCCCACAGCAGCCTCGTCCTGGAAGGACGCCCATGACCTCAGAGGCCCCTTCCAGAAGCCGCCGCGCCAG GAGCGGGATGCTGCGGAGGCAGGTCCCGGAGGAGGACAGTACCATCCTGATCGACGTGGCCCCCGGGGCCGAGAATGGGGACTCGTACGGGAGCACAGCCCGCACCTCAGAG ACTTCGTCCTCGTTTGGGAGGAAGACCTGAGGCTGGGCCGGCCGCCGGACAGCGCGCCCCGGGACAAGGCGGCCACGCACGCGGCCTGGAGGGACACCTTCCTGGAGAACCTCCGCGCAGCCGGGCTACACGTGGACCAG CGCCACGTCCGCAACGCCTCGAGCGCCGTGCACTACGTCCTGCTCAGCGCGCCCTGGGCCGTGCTCTGCTACCACGCGGAGGACCTGCGCCTCAAGCTGCCCCTGCAG GAGCTGCCCAACCAGGCCTCCCACTGGTCAGCGAGGCTGCTGGCGAGGCTGGGCATCCCCAACGTCCTGCAGGAGGACGTGCCCGACGTGCCGCCCGAGTACTACACCTGCGAGTTCAAGGTCAGCAAGCTGTCCAG GTACCTCGGGAGCGACAACCCAGACACCTTCTTCAGCAGCACCGACAGGCACCAGATC CTGTTCGCCATCCTGGCCAAGACCCCGTATGGCCACGAGAAGAAAGGCGTGATCGGGATCGACCAGCTGCTGGCGGACGGGGTCTTCAGCGCCGCCTTCCCCCTGCACGAC GGCCCGTTCAGGCTGcccccggggtccccgcaggCTGCGGGCCTCGGGCGCAGGCAGCTCCTGTTCCAGTACTGGGCTCGCTGGTGCAAGTGGAGCAAGTACCAGCCCCTGGAGCACGTGCGCGGGTACTTCGGGGAGAAGGTGGCCCTGTACTTCGCCTGGCTCG GCTTCTACACGGCCTGGCTCCTGCCGGCGGCCGCCGTGGGCACGCTGGTGTTCCTGGTGGGCTGCTGCATGGTGTCCTCGGACACACCCAC GCAGGAGCTGTGCGGGAGCGCGGAGGACCTGCAGATGTGCCCGCGGTGCGCCGACTGCCCCTTCTGGCCGCTGTCCAGCGCCTGCGCCCTGGCCCAG GCCGGCCGCCTCTTCGACCACGGCGGCACCGTGTTCTTCAGCGCGTTCGTGGCGCTCTGGGCCGCGCTGCTGCTGGCGCACTGGAGGCGCTCGAGCGCCGCGCTGGCGCACCGCTGGGGCTGCTCCCACTACGAGGACCTCGAG GAGAGGCCTCGGCCTCAGTTCGCCGCCTCAGCGCCCACGACGGCCCCGAACCCGGTCACGGGTGAGGACGAGCCCTACTTCCCGCGGCGGCTCCGCGTGCGCCGGGTGCTGGCCGGCTCCGTGCTGGTGGTGATGCTG GTGGCCGTGGTCGTCATGTGCCTGGTGTCCGTCATCCTGTGCCGCGGCATCCTGGCCGCCCTCGTGTCCAGGTCGAGCAGCGCCCCCGTCGCCAGCTGG GCCTCGCGCATCGCCAGCTTCACCGGGTCGCTGGTGAACCTGGTCTTCATCCTCGTCCTCTCCAAGATCTACGTGGCCCTGGCCCGCGTCCTGACGCGATGGG AAATGCACCGCACCCAGACCAAGTTCGAGGACGCCTTCACCCTCAAGGTGTTCATCTTCCAGTTCGTCAACTTCTACTCGTCGCCCATCTACGTGGCCTTCTTCAAGGGCAG GTTCGTGGGCTACCCCGGCAACTACCACACCTTGTTTGGGGTCCGCAACGAGGAG TGCGCGGCCGGGGGCTGCCTCGTGGAGCTGGCGCAGGAGCTCCTGGTCATCATGGTGGGCAAGCAGGTCGTCAACAACGTGCAGGAGGTCCTCGTCCC GCAGCTGCAGGCCTGGTGGCACACGGCCCGGCTGCGCCGCGGGAGGAGGAGGCCCGGGCCTGCCGCGGACCGGGCCCCCTGGGAGGCCGACTACGAGCTGCTGCCCTGTGGGGACCTGTTCCAGGAGTACCTGGAAACGG tGCTGCAGTTCGGCTTCGTCACCATCTTCGTGGCCGCGTGCCCGCTGGCGCCGCTCTTCGCGCTGCTCAACAACTGGGTGGAGGTCCGCCTGGACGCGCGCAAGCTCGTGTGCCAGCAGCGGCGCCCGGTGGCCCAGCGCGCGCAGGACATCGGCATCTGGGCGCACATCCTGGCGGTCATCGCGCACCTGGCGGTGGTCAGCAAC GCCTTCCTGCTGGCCTTCACCTCCGACTTCCTGCCGCGCACCTACTACCGCTGGACCCACGCCCACGACCTGCGCGGCTTCCTCAACTTCACGCTCGCGCATGCCCCGCCCGCCTTTGCCGCGGCGCACAACCGCACgtgcag GTACCAGGCATTCAGGGAAGATGATGGACAGTATTCCCCGACCTACTGGAATCTTCTGGCCATCCGCCTGGCCTTTGTCATCGTGTTTGAG CACGTGGTGTTCTCCATCGGCCGGCTCCTCGACCTCCTGGTCCCCGACATCCCCGAGTCCGTGGAGGTCAAAGTGAAGCGGGAGTACTACCTGGCCAAGCAGGCGCTGGCTGAGAATGGG GCTCTCTCTGGAGCAGACGGAGCGAAGGACGGCTACTTCCCGGGCTCGGAGAGCAGTCTGGGCCCGCAGCCCCCAGCGCCAGGAGTCGGCCCggcccccccagccccttccctctgA
- the ANO7 gene encoding anoctamin-7 isoform X3 encodes MTSEAPSRSRRARSGMLRRQVPEEDSTILIDVAPGAENGDSYGSTARTSERSGGQEAASRVGSPSEPQIDFVLVWEEDLRLGRPPDSAPRDKAATHAAWRDTFLENLRAAGLHVDQRHVRNASSAVHYVLLSAPWAVLCYHAEDLRLKLPLQELPNQASHWSARLLARLGIPNVLQEDVPDVPPEYYTCEFKVSKLSRYLGSDNPDTFFSSTDRHQILFAILAKTPYGHEKKGVIGIDQLLADGVFSAAFPLHDGPFRLPPGSPQAAGLGRRQLLFQYWARWCKWSKYQPLEHVRGYFGEKVALYFAWLGFYTAWLLPAAAVGTLVFLVGCCMVSSDTPTQELCGSAEDLQMCPRCADCPFWPLSSACALAQAGRLFDHGGTVFFSAFVALWAALLLAHWRRSSAALAHRWGCSHYEDLEERPRPQFAASAPTTAPNPVTGEDEPYFPRRLRVRRVLAGSVLVVMLVAVVVMCLVSVILCRGILAALVSRSSSAPVASWASRIASFTGSLVNLVFILVLSKIYVALARVLTRWEMHRTQTKFEDAFTLKVFIFQFVNFYSSPIYVAFFKGRFVGYPGNYHTLFGVRNEECAAGGCLVELAQELLVIMVGKQVVNNVQEVLVPQLQAWWHTARLRRGRRRPGPAADRAPWEADYELLPCGDLFQEYLETVLQFGFVTIFVAACPLAPLFALLNNWVEVRLDARKLVCQQRRPVAQRAQDIGIWAHILAVIAHLAVVSNAFLLAFTSDFLPRTYYRWTHAHDLRGFLNFTLAHAPPAFAAAHNRTCRYQAFREDDGQYSPTYWNLLAIRLAFVIVFEHVVFSIGRLLDLLVPDIPESVEVKVKREYYLAKQALAENGALSGADGAKDGYFPGSESSLGPQPPAPGVGPAPPAPSL; translated from the exons ATGACCTCAGAGGCCCCTTCCAGAAGCCGCCGCGCCAG GAGCGGGATGCTGCGGAGGCAGGTCCCGGAGGAGGACAGTACCATCCTGATCGACGTGGCCCCCGGGGCCGAGAATGGGGACTCGTACGGGAGCACAGCCCGCACCTCAGAG cgCAGTGGAGGCCAGGAGGCGGCCAGCCGGGTGGGGAGTCCTTCCGAGCCCCAGATCG ACTTCGTCCTCGTTTGGGAGGAAGACCTGAGGCTGGGCCGGCCGCCGGACAGCGCGCCCCGGGACAAGGCGGCCACGCACGCGGCCTGGAGGGACACCTTCCTGGAGAACCTCCGCGCAGCCGGGCTACACGTGGACCAG CGCCACGTCCGCAACGCCTCGAGCGCCGTGCACTACGTCCTGCTCAGCGCGCCCTGGGCCGTGCTCTGCTACCACGCGGAGGACCTGCGCCTCAAGCTGCCCCTGCAG GAGCTGCCCAACCAGGCCTCCCACTGGTCAGCGAGGCTGCTGGCGAGGCTGGGCATCCCCAACGTCCTGCAGGAGGACGTGCCCGACGTGCCGCCCGAGTACTACACCTGCGAGTTCAAGGTCAGCAAGCTGTCCAG GTACCTCGGGAGCGACAACCCAGACACCTTCTTCAGCAGCACCGACAGGCACCAGATC CTGTTCGCCATCCTGGCCAAGACCCCGTATGGCCACGAGAAGAAAGGCGTGATCGGGATCGACCAGCTGCTGGCGGACGGGGTCTTCAGCGCCGCCTTCCCCCTGCACGAC GGCCCGTTCAGGCTGcccccggggtccccgcaggCTGCGGGCCTCGGGCGCAGGCAGCTCCTGTTCCAGTACTGGGCTCGCTGGTGCAAGTGGAGCAAGTACCAGCCCCTGGAGCACGTGCGCGGGTACTTCGGGGAGAAGGTGGCCCTGTACTTCGCCTGGCTCG GCTTCTACACGGCCTGGCTCCTGCCGGCGGCCGCCGTGGGCACGCTGGTGTTCCTGGTGGGCTGCTGCATGGTGTCCTCGGACACACCCAC GCAGGAGCTGTGCGGGAGCGCGGAGGACCTGCAGATGTGCCCGCGGTGCGCCGACTGCCCCTTCTGGCCGCTGTCCAGCGCCTGCGCCCTGGCCCAG GCCGGCCGCCTCTTCGACCACGGCGGCACCGTGTTCTTCAGCGCGTTCGTGGCGCTCTGGGCCGCGCTGCTGCTGGCGCACTGGAGGCGCTCGAGCGCCGCGCTGGCGCACCGCTGGGGCTGCTCCCACTACGAGGACCTCGAG GAGAGGCCTCGGCCTCAGTTCGCCGCCTCAGCGCCCACGACGGCCCCGAACCCGGTCACGGGTGAGGACGAGCCCTACTTCCCGCGGCGGCTCCGCGTGCGCCGGGTGCTGGCCGGCTCCGTGCTGGTGGTGATGCTG GTGGCCGTGGTCGTCATGTGCCTGGTGTCCGTCATCCTGTGCCGCGGCATCCTGGCCGCCCTCGTGTCCAGGTCGAGCAGCGCCCCCGTCGCCAGCTGG GCCTCGCGCATCGCCAGCTTCACCGGGTCGCTGGTGAACCTGGTCTTCATCCTCGTCCTCTCCAAGATCTACGTGGCCCTGGCCCGCGTCCTGACGCGATGGG AAATGCACCGCACCCAGACCAAGTTCGAGGACGCCTTCACCCTCAAGGTGTTCATCTTCCAGTTCGTCAACTTCTACTCGTCGCCCATCTACGTGGCCTTCTTCAAGGGCAG GTTCGTGGGCTACCCCGGCAACTACCACACCTTGTTTGGGGTCCGCAACGAGGAG TGCGCGGCCGGGGGCTGCCTCGTGGAGCTGGCGCAGGAGCTCCTGGTCATCATGGTGGGCAAGCAGGTCGTCAACAACGTGCAGGAGGTCCTCGTCCC GCAGCTGCAGGCCTGGTGGCACACGGCCCGGCTGCGCCGCGGGAGGAGGAGGCCCGGGCCTGCCGCGGACCGGGCCCCCTGGGAGGCCGACTACGAGCTGCTGCCCTGTGGGGACCTGTTCCAGGAGTACCTGGAAACGG tGCTGCAGTTCGGCTTCGTCACCATCTTCGTGGCCGCGTGCCCGCTGGCGCCGCTCTTCGCGCTGCTCAACAACTGGGTGGAGGTCCGCCTGGACGCGCGCAAGCTCGTGTGCCAGCAGCGGCGCCCGGTGGCCCAGCGCGCGCAGGACATCGGCATCTGGGCGCACATCCTGGCGGTCATCGCGCACCTGGCGGTGGTCAGCAAC GCCTTCCTGCTGGCCTTCACCTCCGACTTCCTGCCGCGCACCTACTACCGCTGGACCCACGCCCACGACCTGCGCGGCTTCCTCAACTTCACGCTCGCGCATGCCCCGCCCGCCTTTGCCGCGGCGCACAACCGCACgtgcag GTACCAGGCATTCAGGGAAGATGATGGACAGTATTCCCCGACCTACTGGAATCTTCTGGCCATCCGCCTGGCCTTTGTCATCGTGTTTGAG CACGTGGTGTTCTCCATCGGCCGGCTCCTCGACCTCCTGGTCCCCGACATCCCCGAGTCCGTGGAGGTCAAAGTGAAGCGGGAGTACTACCTGGCCAAGCAGGCGCTGGCTGAGAATGGG GCTCTCTCTGGAGCAGACGGAGCGAAGGACGGCTACTTCCCGGGCTCGGAGAGCAGTCTGGGCCCGCAGCCCCCAGCGCCAGGAGTCGGCCCggcccccccagccccttccctctgA